One window of Paludibacter propionicigenes WB4 genomic DNA carries:
- a CDS encoding helix-turn-helix domain-containing protein, whose translation MKLYIKYMVSTRCKMAVKEELKKLGLHFIVVELGEVEVMENITVDQREKLKTGLLDAGLELMDDKRAVLIEKIKNIIVEMVHYADEPIKVNFSDYLSDKLKHDYTYLANLFSEVQGSTIEHFIIDHKIERIKELIIYDELNITEIAWKMNYSSVAHLSNQFKKVTGLSPSHFKQLKVKRRNQIEDI comes from the coding sequence TTGAAGTTATATATCAAATATATGGTGAGTACCCGCTGTAAAATGGCGGTGAAAGAGGAACTGAAAAAACTGGGACTGCACTTCATTGTAGTAGAACTGGGCGAAGTGGAGGTGATGGAAAACATTACCGTAGACCAACGCGAAAAACTGAAAACAGGCTTACTGGATGCCGGACTGGAGCTGATGGACGACAAACGGGCTGTTCTCATTGAAAAAATAAAAAATATAATCGTGGAAATGGTGCATTACGCGGATGAGCCTATCAAGGTCAATTTTTCCGACTACCTCAGCGATAAACTAAAACACGATTACACATACCTGGCTAATTTGTTCTCGGAAGTACAGGGAAGTACTATCGAGCATTTTATCATTGATCATAAGATAGAACGCATCAAAGAACTGATCATTTACGACGAACTTAACATTACGGAAATAGCCTGGAAGATGAACTACAGCAGTGTAGCGCACCTTTCCAATCAGTTTAAAAAGGTCACCGGACTTTCACCTTCGCACTTTAAACAACTCAAAGTAAAACGACGAAATCAGATAGAGGATATTTGA
- a CDS encoding CsbD family protein, whose amino-acid sequence MNTTEIKGNWDEQKGKLKQKFAALTDNDVMFSEGKKEEMLGRLQIKLGKTKDELHKIISAL is encoded by the coding sequence ATGAATACTACCGAAATAAAAGGAAACTGGGACGAACAAAAAGGAAAACTTAAACAGAAATTTGCGGCACTCACCGACAACGATGTAATGTTCTCCGAAGGAAAAAAAGAAGAAATGCTCGGGCGCCTGCAAATAAAACTAGGCAAAACGAAAGATGAACTTCACAAAATCATATCGGCACTCTGA
- a CDS encoding ATP-binding protein gives MQRTNKHESQYASSLIEASLDPLITIDIDGKITDMNQAKVTITGVDRDKLIGSNFFDYFTEPNKAKAVYKRVFAKGSVKDCPLTFCSVDKKLTDVLFNGSVYTDAEGNVLGALLVARDVEEQKWAIELRNANKELVIANKELLFLNNEKEKRAAELILANKELVFQNKEKEKRAAELIIADKELAYQAGEKMKRAAELKIADKELVFQTGEKEKRAAELIIADKELVFQTEEKEKRETAAKELEAFSYSLKLASQYSRSLIEASRDPLFTINLEGKITDLNNASVKITGMSREEIIGTDFFDYFTEPDKAKEVYKDVFANGFVTDFPLTIRDGKLTDVLFNGSVYKDDRGNVQGVVVVARDITDQKKIETQLNEAIVFAEMATEIAEIAKTKAESSTQIAETAVKAKQQFLSNMSHEIRTPMNAIVGFTKVLLKSELTAKQKEYLSAIKMSGDALIVLINDILDLAKVDAGKMVFEKIPFKMELSISAMLHLFETKILEKNLKLVVDYDKTIPDVLVGDPVRLHQIILNLMSNAVKFTGKGKIYVSVRLLSNNDDSASVQFSIKDTGIGISEEKIGKIFENFQQASSGTSRLYGGTGLGLAIVKQLVESQGGSIHVTSEINEGSTFSFTLNFQRTSQQATEEIIAEEPDDEIKDLKVLVVEDIPLNQLLMKTLLDDFGFERDIADNGRIAIEKMKNKNYDIILMDLQMPEMNGFEATDYIRNTMHSDIPIIALTADVTTVDLDKCKYVGMNDYIAKPVDERILYSKIIGLVKKTVVIETLEKEVEEVVSNLKIIRCIDLRYLNTRTKSNPTLMMEMISLYLEQTPPLISAMKKSLEEKDWNSLHLAVHKMIPSFSIMGINADFENMARKIQDYAIAEQQADGIQELVMKLGDICSQACKELEEEYNMIKSKN, from the coding sequence ATGCAAAGAACAAACAAACATGAATCTCAATATGCCAGCAGCTTAATAGAAGCAAGCCTGGATCCGCTTATAACCATCGATATTGATGGAAAAATAACGGATATGAACCAGGCAAAAGTTACTATTACGGGGGTTGACCGCGATAAACTTATCGGCAGCAATTTCTTCGATTATTTCACAGAACCGAATAAAGCAAAAGCTGTCTATAAGAGGGTGTTTGCCAAAGGTTCTGTGAAAGACTGCCCACTGACATTCTGCAGTGTCGACAAAAAACTGACCGATGTACTTTTCAATGGCTCTGTTTACACGGATGCGGAAGGAAACGTATTGGGAGCGCTATTGGTGGCAAGAGACGTAGAGGAGCAAAAATGGGCTATAGAGCTGCGTAATGCCAACAAAGAACTGGTGATTGCCAACAAAGAACTGTTATTTCTAAATAACGAAAAGGAAAAGCGTGCGGCAGAATTAATTCTGGCCAACAAAGAACTGGTATTTCAGAACAAAGAAAAAGAAAAACGTGCTGCCGAGTTAATTATAGCCGACAAAGAATTAGCCTATCAGGCAGGCGAGAAAATGAAACGTGCCGCCGAACTGAAAATTGCCGATAAAGAATTGGTATTTCAGACCGGAGAAAAGGAAAAGCGCGCCGCCGAATTAATTATCGCCGACAAAGAACTCGTATTTCAGACCGAAGAAAAAGAAAAACGCGAAACTGCCGCCAAAGAGCTTGAAGCTTTCAGCTATTCGCTGAAACTGGCCTCGCAATACTCACGAAGCCTAATCGAAGCCAGTCGCGACCCGTTGTTTACCATCAACCTGGAAGGAAAAATTACCGATTTAAACAACGCTTCGGTAAAAATTACGGGCATGAGCAGGGAAGAGATAATCGGAACCGATTTTTTCGATTATTTCACTGAACCGGATAAAGCCAAAGAAGTGTATAAAGACGTTTTTGCCAATGGTTTTGTCACTGATTTTCCACTCACTATACGCGATGGAAAACTGACCGATGTTTTATTCAACGGTTCGGTGTATAAAGATGATAGAGGAAATGTACAGGGCGTGGTGGTAGTAGCGCGCGATATCACCGATCAGAAAAAAATAGAAACACAGTTGAACGAAGCCATCGTGTTTGCCGAAATGGCCACCGAAATAGCCGAGATAGCTAAAACCAAAGCCGAGAGCTCTACCCAGATAGCCGAAACGGCTGTGAAAGCCAAACAACAGTTTCTGTCCAACATGAGTCACGAGATTCGTACCCCCATGAATGCCATCGTTGGTTTCACAAAGGTATTGCTGAAATCTGAACTCACAGCTAAGCAAAAGGAATACTTGTCTGCCATAAAAATGAGCGGCGATGCGTTGATTGTACTGATTAACGATATACTCGACCTGGCCAAAGTAGATGCAGGTAAAATGGTATTTGAAAAAATTCCGTTTAAAATGGAACTATCCATTTCGGCTATGCTCCATTTGTTTGAAACTAAAATTCTGGAAAAGAATCTGAAACTGGTGGTTGATTACGATAAAACAATTCCGGACGTATTGGTTGGCGATCCTGTTCGTTTGCACCAGATCATTCTGAACCTGATGAGCAATGCCGTAAAATTCACAGGAAAAGGTAAAATATATGTGAGCGTACGCTTACTGTCCAATAACGATGACAGTGCCAGCGTTCAATTTTCTATCAAAGACACCGGAATTGGTATTTCGGAAGAAAAAATCGGTAAAATTTTTGAAAATTTCCAACAGGCTTCCAGTGGTACCTCCCGTTTGTACGGCGGCACCGGGCTGGGACTTGCCATTGTTAAGCAATTGGTAGAATCGCAGGGCGGATCCATACACGTAACGAGTGAAATCAACGAAGGCTCAACTTTCAGTTTTACGCTGAATTTTCAGAGAACAAGCCAACAAGCTACAGAAGAAATCATTGCTGAAGAACCCGACGATGAAATTAAAGACTTGAAGGTGTTAGTGGTGGAAGATATACCACTCAATCAACTTTTAATGAAAACGCTGTTGGATGATTTTGGTTTTGAACGTGATATTGCCGACAATGGACGAATAGCCATTGAGAAAATGAAAAACAAAAACTACGACATAATTCTGATGGACTTGCAGATGCCCGAAATGAACGGCTTCGAAGCTACGGATTATATCCGAAATACAATGCATTCGGATATTCCAATTATTGCTCTGACGGCCGATGTTACTACGGTAGATCTGGATAAATGCAAGTACGTGGGGATGAACGATTATATAGCTAAACCGGTAGATGAGCGGATACTCTATTCTAAAATAATAGGATTGGTTAAGAAAACCGTGGTAATCGAAACTCTGGAAAAAGAAGTGGAAGAAGTAGTGAGCAATCTGAAAATAATACGATGTATCGATTTGAGGTACCTCAATACCCGAACCAAATCAAATCCCACATTGATGATGGAAATGATTTCGCTGTATCTGGAACAAACACCGCCGCTTATCAGCGCCATGAAAAAAAGTCTGGAAGAAAAAGACTGGAACAGCCTGCATTTAGCAGTGCACAAAATGATTCCATCCTTTTCCATTATGGGTATCAATGCCGATTTTGAGAATATGGCACGAAAAATACAGGATTACGCCATTGCCGAGCAACAAGCCGACGGCATACAAGAGTTGGTGATGAAGCTTGGAGATATTTGCAGTCAGGCCTGTAAAGAATTGGAAGAAGAATATAATATGATAAAAAGTAAAAACTGA
- a CDS encoding response regulator: MKSEKIKLFLVDDDALFLRSLEIDFLQRADFSIETYVTGELCLENLSHNPDIIVLDYFFDSIDKTAMNGIETLDRIKAINPDIPVIMLSQQDKIDVAIECMHHSAFDYVVKSETAFMRLQKIITNIFKYQKLEKELSWYMDRM; this comes from the coding sequence ATGAAAAGCGAAAAAATTAAACTTTTTCTGGTCGATGATGATGCCCTTTTCTTAAGATCGTTGGAGATTGACTTTTTGCAACGAGCCGATTTCAGTATCGAAACCTATGTAACAGGTGAACTTTGTCTGGAAAACCTGTCGCACAATCCGGATATTATTGTGCTCGACTATTTCTTTGACAGCATCGATAAAACCGCCATGAACGGCATCGAGACACTCGATAGAATAAAAGCGATCAATCCGGATATTCCGGTAATCATGCTGTCGCAGCAGGATAAAATAGATGTTGCCATCGAATGTATGCACCATAGTGCTTTCGATTATGTGGTAAAAAGCGAGACTGCCTTTATGCGTTTGCAGAAAATCATTACCAATATTTTTAAATACCAAAAGCTGGAAAAGGAACTGAGCTGGTATATGGACCGAATGTAG
- a CDS encoding DUF4377 domain-containing protein: protein MRKLNLFVGIIILSTSLGSCTNEEVNREKTVEMTIYPETGYGASILSDVVTQPIQFSDNDENRKHLLTDIITEGFDFNYERGYEYTLKVKKIWMQNPPQDVSSVKYVFIKLLSKKKVITQDSEQNIVLFVASQTVKFTPKYPGEYEKVAGGEAPKIYDALRVRENGTDNWMALTKIEGFDFTKGYEYVLNAKKITKADPYSVRYVLVDIVSKREKK from the coding sequence ATGAGAAAGCTAAATTTATTCGTAGGAATTATTATTTTAAGTACGTCTTTGGGAAGTTGTACCAATGAAGAAGTAAACCGTGAGAAAACCGTTGAAATGACCATATATCCGGAAACAGGATATGGTGCAAGTATACTAAGTGATGTGGTGACACAACCAATTCAATTTTCAGACAACGATGAAAATAGAAAGCATTTGTTGACAGATATTATTACAGAAGGTTTCGATTTCAACTATGAAAGAGGTTATGAATATACTTTAAAAGTAAAAAAAATATGGATGCAAAACCCACCTCAAGACGTTTCTTCTGTCAAATATGTGTTTATTAAGCTTCTCTCTAAGAAGAAAGTTATAACGCAAGACAGCGAACAAAATATCGTACTTTTTGTGGCCTCTCAGACCGTTAAGTTTACTCCGAAGTATCCGGGCGAATACGAAAAAGTGGCGGGAGGTGAAGCGCCAAAGATTTATGATGCTTTACGTGTAAGAGAAAACGGTACTGACAATTGGATGGCTTTGACTAAGATTGAGGGTTTTGATTTTACAAAAGGCTACGAGTATGTATTAAACGCAAAAAAAATAACTAAGGCAGACCCATACTCAGTTAGATATGTTCTTGTTGATATTGTTTCGAAGAGAGAAAAAAAATAA
- a CDS encoding M28 family metallopeptidase, translated as MLKKLLLSAAFIGSLVQAQQTYKSPLTSAIKESDLKKDLYAMADNHFRGREAGTLDELKAAVWLADEAKKAGMQPAGDDGTFFQFFDLIRHRPSDRSTISINGRGLALWSDVLIAQPNEAIVDAPIVFIDKGRAEDLEKADLKGKAVAIMASNEGLNLNMSLPERRYPVFVRNKFYEKLTAKGAVAIIFIADKLGEESWPAVVPQMTRGLYDIAGGINEKISPKAPVIWVHEKELDALKKAGSRLTTNIITETFCYPSVNVIGKIAGTDPELKKEHVLISGHHDHEGIRQKYGEDSIYNGADDNASVCVAMLAMARAYKIQPAKRSLLFVFHGSEERGLLGSKYHAAHPVVDKSSIIAVLNGDMIGRNDVNEATILGANDPHKNSDDLVKITLRANEEGPKFRLNKDWDKPEHVEYFYFRSDHLPYAKTGIPAIFFTSMLHNQYHTPMDKSENINYLKLKKMTDWIYRTSWILANEKKRPALVTNFKLER; from the coding sequence ATGTTAAAGAAACTCCTTTTGTCCGCCGCGTTTATTGGCTCTTTAGTTCAGGCTCAACAAACATATAAATCACCATTAACTTCCGCCATTAAAGAATCTGATTTAAAAAAAGATTTGTATGCAATGGCTGACAACCACTTTCGGGGTCGTGAAGCCGGAACTTTGGATGAATTGAAAGCGGCTGTATGGCTTGCTGACGAAGCTAAAAAGGCAGGCATGCAACCCGCGGGTGATGATGGCACTTTTTTCCAGTTTTTTGATTTAATTCGCCATCGACCATCGGATAGAAGTACCATAAGTATAAACGGAAGAGGATTGGCTTTGTGGTCGGATGTGCTCATTGCACAACCGAACGAAGCAATTGTAGATGCTCCTATCGTATTTATTGATAAAGGCAGAGCGGAAGATTTGGAAAAAGCAGACCTTAAAGGAAAAGCAGTAGCCATTATGGCTTCCAACGAAGGTTTGAATCTCAATATGTCATTACCCGAACGACGTTATCCGGTTTTTGTCCGCAATAAATTTTATGAGAAGCTGACAGCTAAAGGAGCAGTAGCTATTATTTTTATAGCAGATAAATTAGGTGAAGAGTCCTGGCCGGCAGTAGTTCCTCAAATGACAAGAGGTCTTTATGATATTGCAGGAGGAATTAATGAAAAAATATCTCCTAAAGCTCCGGTTATATGGGTTCATGAAAAAGAACTTGATGCATTGAAAAAAGCAGGCAGTAGATTGACAACGAATATTATAACCGAAACATTCTGTTATCCTTCGGTCAATGTGATTGGAAAAATTGCCGGTACTGATCCTGAACTGAAAAAAGAACACGTGCTTATCAGTGGTCATCACGACCATGAAGGTATCCGACAAAAATACGGTGAGGATTCAATTTATAACGGAGCTGACGATAATGCAAGTGTTTGCGTTGCTATGCTTGCTATGGCTCGTGCTTATAAGATACAACCTGCTAAACGCTCCCTGTTGTTCGTTTTTCATGGTTCTGAAGAACGGGGTTTGCTCGGTTCAAAATATCATGCTGCTCATCCTGTTGTTGATAAGTCTTCTATCATTGCTGTTCTCAACGGAGATATGATAGGCCGAAACGATGTAAATGAAGCAACCATATTAGGGGCTAATGATCCGCATAAAAATTCGGATGATTTGGTAAAGATAACGCTGAGAGCTAATGAAGAAGGTCCGAAGTTTAGGTTGAATAAGGACTGGGATAAACCGGAACATGTGGAGTACTTCTATTTTCGAAGTGATCATCTGCCTTACGCAAAAACAGGAATTCCTGCCATCTTTTTTACCAGCATGCTTCACAATCAATATCACACGCCCATGGATAAATCGGAAAACATCAACTACTTAAAATTAAAGAAGATGACCGACTGGATATATCGTACCAGCTGGATTTTGGCGAATGAGAAAAAAAGACCTGCTTTAGTCACAAATTTCAAGTTAGAAAGATAA
- a CDS encoding Thivi_2564 family membrane protein, producing the protein MPLLTILLVIIIVGVLLWAVNTYIPMDHKIKNIFNIVVVVITVIWLLKVFGLFSYLTNVHV; encoded by the coding sequence ATGCCACTATTAACGATATTATTAGTCATTATTATTGTCGGTGTTCTTCTATGGGCAGTCAATACGTACATCCCCATGGATCACAAAATTAAAAACATCTTCAATATCGTAGTTGTAGTTATTACTGTTATATGGCTTCTTAAGGTTTTCGGGCTTTTTAGCTATCTGACCAATGTTCATGTATAA
- a CDS encoding WD40/YVTN/BNR-like repeat-containing protein, whose protein sequence is MTKTLILLFVIFFIACEKNTVEYSDLKTVLSGWEISKTNYSLDIIARDMFFVDSEIGFIVGFNGSIYKTINAGKLWTKQNSGTTLHLYSVFFINKNVGFASGGAMSGCLDEDCGKGSVVLKTSNGGETWTKLFFKDYTNIFSLKFFNETKGVAIIETPDIPNARNCYLATTSDGGNTWKFKDLAIFSSTSKIECVDNILYIAGDNQKIFKSKDYGDSWQTINTPILVSNNVQDIYFYNENIGFIVGGTSIYKTSDGGLNWKSANFPFSTFGTFHFYNETEGFNFNIICEYAGGDFPTFKGSIVYKTSNGGISWNKSELIDSLYLGMTYFPQKDLGYGINGSEFYTIKRK, encoded by the coding sequence ATGACAAAGACTTTAATACTGCTATTCGTTATATTCTTTATTGCATGCGAAAAGAATACTGTTGAATACAGCGACTTAAAAACTGTTCTAAGTGGTTGGGAAATTTCAAAGACAAATTATAGTTTAGATATAATTGCGCGAGACATGTTTTTTGTTGATTCAGAAATCGGATTTATAGTTGGATTTAATGGGAGTATTTATAAAACGATAAATGCAGGAAAATTATGGACGAAACAAAATTCGGGTACAACATTGCATCTGTATTCTGTCTTTTTCATTAATAAAAATGTGGGATTTGCATCAGGAGGAGCAATGAGTGGATGTCTTGATGAAGATTGTGGAAAAGGAAGTGTAGTATTGAAAACCTCAAATGGAGGAGAAACATGGACTAAACTGTTTTTTAAGGACTACACAAACATTTTTTCTTTAAAATTTTTCAATGAAACTAAAGGTGTCGCAATTATTGAGACACCTGATATTCCAAATGCCAGAAATTGTTACTTAGCAACAACCTCTGATGGTGGAAATACATGGAAATTTAAAGACTTAGCGATTTTTTCTTCAACGAGTAAAATTGAATGTGTGGACAACATTTTATATATTGCTGGAGACAACCAAAAAATATTTAAAAGTAAAGATTATGGTGATAGTTGGCAAACTATAAATACACCCATTCTTGTCTCAAACAATGTGCAGGATATTTACTTTTATAATGAGAACATTGGATTTATTGTTGGAGGTACAAGTATTTACAAAACTTCTGATGGAGGTTTGAACTGGAAATCAGCAAATTTCCCATTTTCAACCTTTGGAACATTCCATTTTTATAATGAAACTGAAGGATTCAATTTTAATATTATCTGTGAATATGCTGGAGGAGATTTTCCAACTTTCAAAGGTAGTATTGTATACAAAACTTCTAACGGTGGAATAAGTTGGAATAAATCAGAACTAATAGATTCTTTATATCTTGGAATGACTTATTTTCCTCAAAAAGATTTAGGATATGGAATTAATGGTTCGGAATTTTATACCATTAAACGGAAATGA
- a CDS encoding OmpA family protein, whose translation MKKKLFLSLLLTTVAVGYSAAQDVNTTVPAQVSVVKNSTMCEFTPVSHWSFGIKGGTNYFRVAPGALTRGDQFHLILGGNLEYSINPLIGLGVEYMYNPYGHDYQLNATQTGNLEGRTHDVLMYASINLMNLLVPNRTAFWSKMNIYGDAGVGLGFYQFKLTDATGNVIVDSRDLGDGVPETPMAKLGLNLEYNISRTIALGGEVQYRYYDRTNLGGYTMSKGNSDALTATIGLKFKFGATGSKQHARNISMCEYYPQPAPVIIEKIVKDNTIETINRLNALEAKNDSLNAKIKKMNDDLDSISNSRSNEPGVLKSSFQNIEFEFGSDKLTTNSYATLDQIALTLKDKSAKVRLSVAGYTDYIGTEEYNQILSVKRANSVRIYLLNKGVPASSVTITGYGEKDPVANNNTDKGRQANRRVEFQISK comes from the coding sequence ATGAAGAAGAAACTTTTTCTAAGCTTATTGCTTACAACTGTTGCCGTTGGTTACAGTGCTGCTCAGGACGTGAATACAACTGTTCCTGCACAAGTGTCGGTAGTCAAAAACTCTACGATGTGCGAATTTACACCCGTATCACACTGGTCGTTCGGAATCAAAGGTGGTACCAACTATTTCCGTGTAGCCCCCGGAGCTCTTACCCGCGGTGATCAATTTCATCTGATTCTCGGCGGAAACCTTGAATACAGTATTAATCCGCTTATCGGACTGGGTGTGGAATACATGTACAATCCGTACGGACACGATTATCAGCTTAATGCAACCCAAACAGGAAATCTGGAAGGTCGTACGCACGATGTGTTGATGTATGCTTCCATTAATCTGATGAACTTATTAGTTCCAAACAGAACTGCTTTCTGGAGTAAAATGAACATCTATGGCGATGCCGGTGTAGGGCTGGGTTTCTATCAGTTCAAACTAACAGATGCCACCGGCAATGTGATTGTTGACTCACGGGATTTAGGCGATGGCGTACCCGAAACACCTATGGCTAAACTGGGTTTAAATCTGGAATACAACATAAGCAGAACCATCGCTTTAGGTGGTGAAGTTCAATATCGTTATTACGACAGAACAAACTTAGGAGGTTATACCATGTCAAAAGGAAATAGTGATGCATTAACGGCTACTATTGGTCTGAAATTTAAATTCGGAGCTACCGGAAGCAAACAACATGCACGCAACATAAGCATGTGTGAATACTATCCTCAACCAGCTCCGGTAATCATCGAAAAGATTGTGAAAGATAATACCATCGAAACAATCAACCGACTAAATGCTCTCGAAGCTAAAAACGACTCGCTCAATGCAAAAATAAAAAAAATGAACGATGATTTAGATTCTATTTCCAACAGTAGAAGCAATGAACCGGGCGTGCTAAAATCATCTTTTCAAAATATTGAATTTGAATTTGGTTCTGATAAGCTTACCACAAATTCGTATGCTACTTTAGATCAAATCGCTTTAACGTTGAAAGACAAATCGGCCAAAGTACGATTGAGCGTAGCCGGTTATACCGACTATATCGGAACCGAAGAATACAATCAAATCTTGTCGGTAAAACGTGCTAATTCGGTTAGAATCTATTTATTGAACAAAGGCGTTCCAGCTTCAAGTGTTACTATCACCGGTTATGGCGAGAAAGATCCTGTAGCAAACAATAATACAGATAAAGGTCGTCAGGCAAATCGTAGGGTAGAATTTCAAATTTCGAAATAG
- a CDS encoding Thivi_2564 family membrane protein, translating into MSQLNIFISVSAFIIILWAINTLMPISSYARRIISVVVVIVAIISFLKYNDIIFR; encoded by the coding sequence ATGTCACAACTAAACATATTTATATCAGTCAGTGCGTTTATCATTATCCTATGGGCTATCAATACACTTATGCCTATAAGCAGCTACGCCCGAAGAATCATAAGTGTAGTAGTTGTGATTGTAGCCATTATATCGTTTTTGAAATATAACGATATAATATTCCGGTAA
- a CDS encoding ATP-binding cassette domain-containing protein, which yields MPNLLEIDSVVKSFYMHDVLTDIYLKCQTGDIIGMLGRNGTGKSTLMKILFGTLQADRKFIRIDGVVYDQPYKTVNEICYLPQDSFLPKHMSIEKAVKLYLDKNQVQDFMEDPILQKLDASKIAHLSGGELRYLEIKLLLNTACKFILLDEPFNGVSPILVGEIKKLILKTSEFKGIILTDHDYRNVLDVANQFCLIYDGGIKRIDDKQELVRWGYIPESRLE from the coding sequence ATGCCAAACTTGCTTGAAATTGACAGCGTTGTCAAATCATTCTATATGCACGATGTCCTGACTGACATTTATCTGAAATGTCAAACAGGTGATATTATTGGCATGCTCGGACGAAACGGGACGGGCAAATCGACACTAATGAAGATCCTTTTTGGAACTTTACAAGCTGACAGAAAATTTATCAGAATTGATGGAGTGGTTTATGATCAACCTTATAAGACCGTAAATGAAATATGTTATCTTCCTCAGGATTCATTTCTGCCCAAACATATGAGTATAGAAAAGGCAGTAAAATTGTATTTGGATAAAAATCAAGTACAAGATTTTATGGAAGACCCGATATTGCAAAAACTGGATGCAAGTAAAATAGCACATTTATCCGGTGGAGAATTAAGATACCTTGAAATCAAATTATTGTTGAATACGGCTTGTAAATTCATATTACTCGATGAACCGTTTAATGGAGTCTCACCAATTTTGGTTGGAGAAATAAAGAAACTAATTCTGAAAACGTCTGAATTTAAAGGAATCATATTGACCGACCATGACTATCGGAATGTTTTGGACGTTGCAAATCAATTTTGTTTGATTTATGATGGAGGAATAAAGAGAATTGATGACAAACAGGAACTTGTGCGATGGGGATACATTCCCGAATCAAGACTTGAATAA
- a CDS encoding lmo0937 family membrane protein — MSNLLYTIALILIILWAIGFFAFSLGGIIHILLVIAIISILFRLIRGK, encoded by the coding sequence ATGAGCAATCTACTTTATACAATAGCATTAATACTCATTATCCTCTGGGCTATCGGCTTCTTTGCATTCAGCTTGGGCGGAATTATTCACATACTACTCGTCATCGCCATCATTTCGATACTTTTCCGATTGATACGGGGAAAATAG
- a CDS encoding porin family protein, translated as MKKVILLVGLLFASGEFFPCSGHAPNPAEIGITGAVNLSSLYTTGALKSDIIPGYFAGLFAKIPVSTIFAFRPELLLSSKGSTITYNNLQADGSVNFNLTYVEIPLLCVINIGKQLNIQAGPYVACLIDSKVTNKANVNLFDFEQNMNKDNFNRIDAGISVGTGVDINTITMGMRYNLGLTRIGKTRTSPAGNYTIPNSLNGVISFYLSISVL; from the coding sequence ATGAAAAAAGTCATTCTGCTTGTCGGTCTCTTATTCGCTTCAGGAGAATTTTTCCCCTGTAGCGGACACGCACCCAACCCGGCGGAAATAGGCATTACAGGAGCTGTAAATCTATCAAGTCTTTATACCACCGGCGCATTGAAATCGGATATCATACCCGGTTATTTCGCCGGTTTGTTTGCCAAAATACCGGTGAGTACCATTTTTGCTTTCCGCCCGGAATTACTCCTTAGCAGCAAAGGATCGACCATTACCTACAACAATTTGCAAGCAGATGGTTCTGTCAATTTCAACCTGACCTATGTGGAAATACCCTTGCTCTGTGTAATAAATATCGGTAAACAGTTGAATATACAAGCCGGACCGTATGTTGCTTGCTTAATTGACAGCAAGGTCACCAACAAAGCAAATGTAAACCTGTTCGATTTTGAGCAGAACATGAACAAAGACAATTTCAACCGGATTGATGCCGGAATTTCGGTGGGTACAGGTGTTGACATCAACACAATAACAATGGGTATGCGATACAACCTGGGACTAACCAGAATTGGAAAAACGAGAACTTCGCCAGCAGGCAACTACACAATTCCCAATTCCCTCAACGGAGTCATTAGTTTTTATTTGTCCATCTCCGTTTTGTAA